The following proteins come from a genomic window of Stigmatopora nigra isolate UIUO_SnigA chromosome 9, RoL_Snig_1.1, whole genome shotgun sequence:
- the LOC144201956 gene encoding zinc finger and BTB domain-containing protein 14-like isoform X2: MSELLRYIDYDHKATFLKMLNQQRMEGEHCDVVVVVENIEFRAHRCVLAACSNYFKKLFKKQSDEDNSIVELDFIRSDIFEEVLNYMYTARLAVRKKDINMMMSSGQILGINFLDNLCSQKRELTNMKTRENQAPPGDHGLRAQDAILKELAMEEVRKNSFYDTAMDGMGGGGGGGAGGSHVPQPHGYNAGLAKDPHAHSHGWGSSSSGDMKLEYLLYGHRDHGSLAGAGPKPLEHSAKKERLLTANRPYGCEHCPKAFTTAAHLKEHLKIHSGFKPHRCVVCGKAFIRGPDLKRHERVHSNERPFACQLCEKAFKHKSHLKDHERQHRGERPFNCGSCDKAFIKASDLKRHWNTMHSGNPRRQMSLSPAASQHAADDQRDWKLEAAAAAAAHSHADC; this comes from the coding sequence ATGTCTGAATTGTTGCGCTACATCGACTACGACCACAAGGCGACCTTCCTGAAGATGCTCAACCAGCAGCGCATGGAAGGTGAGCACTGcgacgtggtggtggtggtggagaatATCGAGTTCCGGGCTCACCGCTGCGTCTTGGCGGCCTGCAGCAACTACTTCAAGAAGCTGTTCAAGAAGCAGAGCGACGAGGACAACTCCATCGTAGAGCTGGACTTCATCCGTTCGGATATCTTCGAGGAGGTGCTCAACTACATGTACACGGCGCGTCTGGCCGTACGCAAGAAGGACATCAACATGATGATGTCGTCGGGACAGATCCTGGGCATCAACTTTCTAGACAACCTCTGCTCGCAGAAGCGCGAGCTCACCAACATGAAGACGCGGGAGAACCAGGCGCCGCCTGGCGACCACGGCCTACGGGCGCAGGACGCCATCCTCAAGGAGCTGGCTATGGAGGAGGTGCGCAAGAACAGCTTCTACGACACGGCCATGGACGGCATGGGTGGCGGTGGAGGGGGCGGCGCCGGCGGCTCGCACGTCCCCCAACCCCACGGCTATAACGCCGGACTCGCCAAGGACCCGCACGCGCACTCCCACGGCTGGGGCTCGTCCTCGTCCGGCGACATGAAGCTGGAGTACCTACTGTACGGCCACCGCGACCACGGCTCGCTAGCCGGCGCCGGACCGAAGCCGCTTGAGCACAGCGCCAAGAAAGAGCGTCTTCTAACCGCCAACCGGCCGTACGGATGCGAGCACTGCCCCAAGGCCTTCACTACCGCCGCTCACCTGAAGGAGCATTTGAAGATCCACTCGGGATTCAAACCGCATCGATGCGTGGTGTGCGGCAAGGCCTTCATCCGCGGGCCCGACCTGAAGCGGCACGAGCGCGTGCATAGCAACGAGCGGCCATTTGCATGCCAGTTGTGCGAGAAGGCCTTTAAGCACAAGTCGCATCTGAAGGACCACGAGCGGCAGCATCGCGGCGAGCGACCCTTCAACTGTGGATCCTGCGACAAGGCCTTCATCAAGGCCTCGGACCTCAAGCGCCACTGGAACACCATGCATAGCGGCAACCCGCGACGCCAGATGTCGCTGTCGCCCGCCGCCTCGCAGCACGCCGCCGACGACCAGCGGGACTGGAAGCTGGAGGCGGCGGCCGCCGCGGCAGCGCACTCGCACGCCGACTGCTGA
- the LOC144201956 gene encoding zinc finger and BTB domain-containing protein 14-like isoform X1 translates to MSKLINRLLPLHTMSELLRYIDYDHKATFLKMLNQQRMEGEHCDVVVVVENIEFRAHRCVLAACSNYFKKLFKKQSDEDNSIVELDFIRSDIFEEVLNYMYTARLAVRKKDINMMMSSGQILGINFLDNLCSQKRELTNMKTRENQAPPGDHGLRAQDAILKELAMEEVRKNSFYDTAMDGMGGGGGGGAGGSHVPQPHGYNAGLAKDPHAHSHGWGSSSSGDMKLEYLLYGHRDHGSLAGAGPKPLEHSAKKERLLTANRPYGCEHCPKAFTTAAHLKEHLKIHSGFKPHRCVVCGKAFIRGPDLKRHERVHSNERPFACQLCEKAFKHKSHLKDHERQHRGERPFNCGSCDKAFIKASDLKRHWNTMHSGNPRRQMSLSPAASQHAADDQRDWKLEAAAAAAAHSHADC, encoded by the exons ATGAGCAAATTAATCAACAG ATTGCTCCCACTCCACACCATGTCTGAATTGTTGCGCTACATCGACTACGACCACAAGGCGACCTTCCTGAAGATGCTCAACCAGCAGCGCATGGAAGGTGAGCACTGcgacgtggtggtggtggtggagaatATCGAGTTCCGGGCTCACCGCTGCGTCTTGGCGGCCTGCAGCAACTACTTCAAGAAGCTGTTCAAGAAGCAGAGCGACGAGGACAACTCCATCGTAGAGCTGGACTTCATCCGTTCGGATATCTTCGAGGAGGTGCTCAACTACATGTACACGGCGCGTCTGGCCGTACGCAAGAAGGACATCAACATGATGATGTCGTCGGGACAGATCCTGGGCATCAACTTTCTAGACAACCTCTGCTCGCAGAAGCGCGAGCTCACCAACATGAAGACGCGGGAGAACCAGGCGCCGCCTGGCGACCACGGCCTACGGGCGCAGGACGCCATCCTCAAGGAGCTGGCTATGGAGGAGGTGCGCAAGAACAGCTTCTACGACACGGCCATGGACGGCATGGGTGGCGGTGGAGGGGGCGGCGCCGGCGGCTCGCACGTCCCCCAACCCCACGGCTATAACGCCGGACTCGCCAAGGACCCGCACGCGCACTCCCACGGCTGGGGCTCGTCCTCGTCCGGCGACATGAAGCTGGAGTACCTACTGTACGGCCACCGCGACCACGGCTCGCTAGCCGGCGCCGGACCGAAGCCGCTTGAGCACAGCGCCAAGAAAGAGCGTCTTCTAACCGCCAACCGGCCGTACGGATGCGAGCACTGCCCCAAGGCCTTCACTACCGCCGCTCACCTGAAGGAGCATTTGAAGATCCACTCGGGATTCAAACCGCATCGATGCGTGGTGTGCGGCAAGGCCTTCATCCGCGGGCCCGACCTGAAGCGGCACGAGCGCGTGCATAGCAACGAGCGGCCATTTGCATGCCAGTTGTGCGAGAAGGCCTTTAAGCACAAGTCGCATCTGAAGGACCACGAGCGGCAGCATCGCGGCGAGCGACCCTTCAACTGTGGATCCTGCGACAAGGCCTTCATCAAGGCCTCGGACCTCAAGCGCCACTGGAACACCATGCATAGCGGCAACCCGCGACGCCAGATGTCGCTGTCGCCCGCCGCCTCGCAGCACGCCGCCGACGACCAGCGGGACTGGAAGCTGGAGGCGGCGGCCGCCGCGGCAGCGCACTCGCACGCCGACTGCTGA